One Sphaerisporangium krabiense DNA segment encodes these proteins:
- the rplO gene encoding 50S ribosomal protein L15, whose product MANAENSGGGAPLRIHHLRPAPGANKAKVRKGRGEASKGKTSGRGTKGTKSRTTVPFGFEGGQIPLQRRLPKRKGFSNALFKTTYQVVNLDRLGELFPEGGEVGVETLVERGAVRKNQPVKILGTGEISVALNVRAHAFSASAKEKIAAAGGSVTEL is encoded by the coding sequence ATGGCTAACGCTGAGAACTCCGGCGGCGGCGCGCCGCTGCGCATCCACCACCTGCGTCCGGCCCCCGGCGCCAACAAGGCCAAGGTCCGCAAGGGCCGCGGCGAGGCGTCCAAGGGCAAGACCTCCGGTCGTGGCACCAAGGGCACCAAGTCCCGTACCACGGTCCCCTTCGGTTTCGAGGGTGGCCAGATTCCGCTCCAGCGGCGCCTGCCCAAGCGGAAGGGCTTCTCCAACGCCCTGTTCAAGACGACCTACCAGGTCGTCAACCTGGACAGGCTCGGCGAGCTCTTCCCCGAGGGCGGCGAGGTCGGCGTCGAGACGCTGGTCGAGCGTGGCGCGGTCCGCAAGAACCAGCCGGTCAAGATCCTGGGAACCGGTGAGATCTCGGTGGCGTTGAACGTGCGAGCGCATGCGTTCTCCGCCTCCGCGAAGGAAAAGATCGCCGCAGCTGGTGGCTCTGTCACCGAGCTGTAG
- a CDS encoding adenylate kinase yields MRVVLVGPPGAGKGTQAQFIASNLSIPKISTGDIFRANVSGGTELGKLAKEYMDRGDLVPDEVTIAMVRDRLSEPDAQEGFLLDGFPRNVPQAQILNKMLAEFGTSLDLVLELVVDDEEVVRRLAGRRTCRSCGKVWHVVFDPPATEGVCDACGGDLFQRDDDREETIRHRLEVYQDQTAPLIRFYADEGILRGVDATGPVEEITQRAMAELRRFAE; encoded by the coding sequence GTGCGCGTCGTCCTGGTCGGGCCCCCCGGAGCGGGTAAGGGGACGCAGGCCCAGTTCATCGCATCGAACCTGTCCATCCCGAAGATCTCGACAGGGGACATCTTCCGTGCCAACGTCTCGGGCGGCACGGAACTCGGCAAGCTTGCCAAGGAATACATGGACCGCGGCGATCTCGTGCCCGACGAGGTCACCATCGCCATGGTCCGCGACCGCCTCTCGGAGCCGGACGCGCAGGAGGGCTTCCTGCTGGACGGCTTCCCGCGCAACGTGCCGCAGGCCCAGATCCTCAACAAGATGCTGGCCGAGTTCGGCACCTCGCTCGACCTCGTCCTGGAACTGGTCGTGGACGACGAGGAGGTCGTGCGGCGCCTCGCCGGACGGCGCACCTGCCGCTCCTGCGGCAAGGTGTGGCACGTCGTGTTCGACCCCCCCGCCACCGAGGGGGTCTGCGACGCGTGCGGTGGAGACCTGTTCCAGCGCGACGACGACCGTGAGGAGACCATCCGCCACCGGTTGGAGGTCTACCAGGACCAGACGGCGCCGCTGATCAGGTTCTACGCCGACGAGGGCATCCTCCGCGGCGTGGACGCCACCGGTCCGGTAGAGGAGATCACGCAGCGGGCGATGGCGGAGCTGCGCCGCTTCGCCGAATAA
- the rpsK gene encoding 30S ribosomal protein S11, with amino-acid sequence MPPKSRQGAPKKVRRKEKKNVAHGHAHIKSTFNNTIVSITDPSGNVISWASAGHVGFKGSRKSTPFAAQMAAENAARRAMEHGMRKVDVFVKGPGSGRETAIRSLQATGLEVGSIQDVTPVPHNGCRPPKRRRV; translated from the coding sequence ATGCCGCCGAAGAGCCGCCAAGGCGCACCGAAGAAGGTGCGCCGCAAGGAGAAGAAGAACGTCGCTCACGGGCACGCCCACATCAAGAGCACGTTCAACAACACGATCGTCTCGATCACCGACCCGAGCGGGAACGTGATCTCCTGGGCCAGCGCCGGCCACGTCGGGTTCAAGGGCTCCCGCAAGTCCACCCCGTTCGCCGCGCAGATGGCCGCCGAGAACGCCGCCCGCCGCGCCATGGAGCACGGCATGCGCAAGGTCGACGTCTTCGTGAAGGGCCCCGGGTCCGGTCGCGAGACCGCCATCCGGTCCCTCCAGGCCACCGGTCTGGAGGTGGGTTCCATCCAGGATGTGACCCCGGTTCCCCACAACGGTTGCCGTCCGCCCAAGCGCCGCCGCGTCTGA
- the rpsH gene encoding 30S ribosomal protein S8, which yields MTMTDPIADMLTRLRNANSAYHDTVSMPYSKIKAHIAEILQQEGYIQAWTVEDAKVGKNLVVELKFGPTRERSIAGLRRVSKPGLRVYAKKDNLPRVLGGLGVAIISTSGGLMTDKQAGKRGVGGEVLAYVW from the coding sequence ATGACGATGACCGACCCGATCGCAGACATGCTGACGCGTCTGCGTAACGCGAACTCGGCATACCACGACACCGTGAGCATGCCGTACTCGAAGATCAAGGCGCACATCGCCGAGATCCTCCAGCAGGAGGGTTACATCCAGGCCTGGACCGTCGAAGACGCCAAGGTCGGAAAGAACCTCGTGGTGGAGCTCAAGTTCGGGCCCACGCGTGAACGGTCAATCGCGGGCCTGCGCCGGGTGTCGAAGCCCGGCCTGCGGGTCTATGCAAAGAAGGACAACCTGCCCAGGGTCTTGGGCGGTCTCGGTGTCGCGATCATCTCGACGTCCGGGGGCCTCATGACCGACAAGCAGGCCGGCAAGCGTGGTGTGGGCGGGGAAGTCCTCGCCTACGTCTGGTAA
- a CDS encoding DUF1707 SHOCT-like domain-containing protein has translation MAATPDMRASDGDRDKVAAALREHAAQGRLTMEEFQERLELVYQGRTYGDLQKLTADLPDIDLNARPAAPPAERARPGNAQKGLKAAWTSWAMVLAVTTVIWALSDFGGYFWPMWVAGPWGAILLVSTIFGGDGKNHEGGRNHRSKG, from the coding sequence ATGGCGGCGACACCGGACATGAGGGCGTCGGACGGCGACAGGGACAAGGTGGCGGCCGCGCTGCGCGAGCACGCCGCCCAGGGCCGTCTCACGATGGAGGAGTTCCAGGAGCGCCTGGAGCTGGTCTATCAGGGCAGGACCTACGGCGATCTCCAGAAGCTGACCGCCGACCTGCCCGACATCGACCTGAACGCGCGCCCGGCCGCGCCGCCCGCCGAGCGCGCGCGGCCCGGCAACGCCCAGAAGGGCCTGAAGGCGGCCTGGACGAGCTGGGCCATGGTGTTGGCGGTCACCACGGTCATCTGGGCCCTGAGCGACTTCGGCGGGTACTTCTGGCCGATGTGGGTGGCGGGGCCGTGGGGTGCGATCCTGCTGGTCAGCACCATTTTCGGTGGGGACGGCAAGAACCATGAGGGCGGCAGGAACCACAGGTCCAAGGGATAG
- the rpmD gene encoding 50S ribosomal protein L30 has protein sequence MARLKITQVRSKIGGKQNQRDSLRSLGLKRIGDVVVKEDRPEIRGMVAVVTHLVEVEEVD, from the coding sequence ATGGCTCGTCTGAAGATCACCCAGGTCCGATCGAAGATCGGCGGCAAGCAGAACCAGCGTGACTCTCTGCGCTCGCTGGGCCTGAAGCGAATCGGCGACGTCGTCGTCAAGGAGGACCGCCCGGAGATCCGGGGCATGGTCGCCGTGGTGACGCACCTCGTCGAGGTGGAAGAGGTCGACTAG
- the rplF gene encoding 50S ribosomal protein L6, producing MSRIGRLPIPVPSGVDIAIDGRDVTVKGPKGTLSHKVAEPIDVERGDDGTITVTRPNDENKVRALHGLSRTLISNMVDGVTKGYSKTLEIVGVGYRVQAKGPTQLEFSLGFSHPVIVDAPDGVTFRVERPTLFHVDGIDKQKVGEVAANIRKLRKPDPYKGKGVRYQGEVIRRKVGKAGK from the coding sequence ATGTCGCGAATCGGACGGCTGCCCATCCCCGTACCGAGTGGCGTGGACATCGCCATCGACGGCCGGGATGTCACGGTCAAGGGCCCGAAGGGCACGCTTTCACACAAGGTCGCGGAGCCGATCGACGTCGAGCGCGGGGACGACGGCACCATCACCGTCACCCGCCCCAACGACGAGAACAAGGTGCGCGCCCTGCACGGGCTGTCCCGGACGCTGATCTCCAACATGGTGGACGGCGTCACCAAGGGGTACAGCAAGACGCTGGAGATCGTCGGCGTCGGTTACCGCGTCCAGGCCAAGGGCCCGACGCAGCTGGAGTTCTCGCTGGGCTTCAGCCACCCGGTGATCGTGGACGCCCCCGACGGCGTCACCTTCCGCGTCGAGCGGCCGACCCTGTTCCACGTGGACGGCATCGACAAGCAGAAGGTCGGCGAGGTCGCCGCGAACATCCGCAAGCTGCGCAAGCCCGACCCCTACAAGGGCAAGGGTGTGCGGTACCAGGGCGAAGTCATCCGCCGCAAGGTCGGAAAGGCTGGTAAGTAG
- the rpsM gene encoding 30S ribosomal protein S13, whose product MARLVGVDLPRDKRLEIALTYIYGIGRSRAQEVLQATGISGDLRVHQLSDTELVPLRDYIEATFKIEGDLRREVQADIRRKIEIGCYQGIRHRRGLPVHGQRTQTNARTRKGKKKTVAGKKKPGKK is encoded by the coding sequence ATGGCTCGCCTGGTTGGCGTCGACCTCCCCCGCGACAAGCGGCTGGAGATCGCTCTCACCTACATCTACGGAATCGGCCGCAGCCGCGCTCAGGAAGTGCTGCAGGCCACGGGCATCAGCGGTGACCTTCGCGTCCACCAGCTGAGCGACACCGAGCTGGTGCCGCTGCGTGACTACATCGAGGCCACCTTCAAGATCGAGGGTGACCTGCGCCGCGAGGTCCAGGCCGACATCCGCCGCAAGATCGAGATCGGGTGCTACCAGGGCATCCGCCACCGCCGCGGCCTTCCCGTGCATGGTCAGCGCACGCAGACCAACGCGCGCACCCGCAAGGGCAAGAAGAAGACCGTGGCCGGCAAGAAGAAGCCCGGCAAGAAGTAG
- the infA gene encoding translation initiation factor IF-1, whose protein sequence is MAKKDGAIEIEGTVVESLPNAMFRVQLDNGHKVLAHISGRMRMHYIRILPDDRVVVELSPYDLSRGRIVYRYK, encoded by the coding sequence ATGGCCAAGAAGGACGGCGCCATCGAGATCGAGGGCACTGTGGTCGAGTCGCTGCCCAACGCGATGTTCCGGGTGCAGCTCGACAACGGCCATAAGGTCCTGGCCCACATCAGCGGACGGATGCGGATGCACTACATCCGGATTCTCCCCGACGACCGGGTCGTCGTGGAACTGAGCCCTTACGACCTCAGTCGTGGGCGGATCGTCTACCGATACAAGTAA
- the map gene encoding type I methionyl aminopeptidase, which yields MFKKNKHGIQVKTPEQVDKMRAAGLVVGRTLQLLRESVRPGVTPLDLDAIAEKAIRDEGAIPSFKGYQGFPATICASVNDEVVHGIPTARRALREGDIISIDCGAILDGWHGDSAITVGVGEVDPALTELMRVTEEAMWRGIAALTVGGHLSDIGHEVERYVRSQGRYGIPQEYGGHGIGTEMHMEPWVANHGRPGKGPRFEPGMCFAIEPMVNVGTDRTRVLDDDWTVVTIDGKPSAHFEHSVAVTDNGPWVLTALDGGKARLSELLGGKTDTGAGPGR from the coding sequence GTGTTCAAGAAGAACAAGCACGGGATCCAGGTCAAGACGCCGGAGCAGGTCGACAAGATGCGGGCCGCCGGCCTGGTCGTCGGGCGGACGCTCCAGTTGCTGCGCGAGTCCGTGCGCCCGGGCGTCACGCCGCTCGACCTGGACGCGATCGCCGAGAAGGCCATCCGCGACGAGGGCGCGATCCCGTCCTTCAAGGGGTACCAGGGCTTTCCCGCCACCATCTGCGCCTCGGTCAACGACGAGGTCGTGCACGGCATCCCGACGGCGCGGCGCGCGCTGCGCGAGGGCGACATCATCTCCATCGACTGCGGGGCCATCCTCGACGGGTGGCACGGCGACTCGGCGATCACCGTCGGGGTGGGCGAGGTCGACCCCGCGCTGACCGAGCTGATGCGGGTCACGGAAGAGGCCATGTGGCGCGGTATCGCGGCCCTGACCGTCGGCGGGCACCTGTCCGACATCGGGCACGAGGTCGAGCGTTACGTGCGCTCTCAGGGCCGCTACGGCATCCCTCAGGAGTACGGCGGGCACGGCATCGGCACCGAGATGCACATGGAGCCGTGGGTCGCCAACCACGGCAGGCCCGGCAAGGGGCCCCGGTTCGAGCCGGGCATGTGCTTCGCGATCGAGCCGATGGTGAACGTCGGCACCGACCGCACCCGCGTCCTGGACGACGACTGGACGGTCGTGACGATCGACGGAAAGCCCTCGGCGCACTTCGAGCACAGCGTCGCGGTCACCGATAATGGTCCTTGGGTGCTTACCGCCCTGGATGGGGGGAAGGCACGGCTCAGCGAACTGCTGGGAGGGAAGACCGACACCGGTGCCGGGCCGGGACGTTGA
- the rpsE gene encoding 30S ribosomal protein S5: MAAAPRRGAGGGGERRDRRDDRRGGAAEKGVSYIERVVKINRVAKVVKGGRRFSFTALVVVGDGNGLVGVGYGKAKEVPAAIAKGVEEAKKHFFKVPRIQGTIPHTVQGEDAAGVVLLRPASPGTGVIAGGPVRAVLECAGIHDVLSKSLGSDNPINIVHATVAALKDLSRPEEIAARRGLPIEHVAPVRMLKARAEGIAEAAAAAKAVS, from the coding sequence ATGGCTGCAGCTCCGCGTCGCGGCGCCGGCGGCGGTGGTGAGCGGCGTGACCGTCGCGACGATCGCCGCGGTGGTGCTGCCGAGAAGGGCGTCTCGTACATCGAGCGCGTTGTGAAGATCAACCGAGTCGCCAAGGTCGTCAAGGGCGGCCGGCGGTTCAGCTTCACCGCCCTGGTCGTCGTCGGCGACGGCAACGGCCTGGTCGGCGTCGGCTACGGCAAGGCCAAGGAGGTGCCCGCGGCGATCGCCAAGGGCGTCGAGGAGGCCAAGAAGCACTTCTTCAAGGTGCCGCGCATCCAGGGCACCATCCCGCACACGGTGCAGGGTGAGGACGCCGCCGGCGTCGTCCTGCTGCGCCCGGCCTCGCCTGGTACCGGTGTCATCGCCGGCGGCCCGGTGCGCGCCGTCCTCGAGTGCGCGGGGATCCACGACGTGCTGTCCAAGTCGCTCGGCTCGGACAACCCGATCAACATCGTCCACGCCACCGTGGCGGCCCTGAAGGACCTCAGCAGGCCCGAGGAGATCGCCGCCCGCCGTGGGCTCCCGATCGAGCACGTCGCGCCCGTACGGATGCTCAAGGCTCGCGCCGAGGGCATCGCCGAGGCGGCCGCGGCGGCGAAGGCGGTGAGCTAG
- the truA gene encoding tRNA pseudouridine(38-40) synthase TruA, translating to MDLAYDGTDFFGWARQPGLRTVQGELEKALGRVLRLDPPPSLTVAGRTDAGVHARGQVVHLDVPAASLSAVEGRRATTPWSTAERLSALTRRLAGVLPLDVRVRAVTEAPEGFDARFSALSRRYAYRVGDAPGGVDPLRRNEILWYPRPLDVGRMNAAAARLIGEHDFAAFCKRREGATTIRELQRLEWTREPDELLVATVVADAFCHSMVRALVGALLAVGEGNRPVEWPGTVLVNAVRDSGVSVAPAHGLCLEEVRYPAPEDLSARASRTRRVRTLDR from the coding sequence ATGGACCTCGCGTACGACGGCACGGATTTCTTCGGGTGGGCGCGGCAGCCGGGACTGCGTACCGTGCAGGGCGAGCTGGAGAAGGCCCTCGGCCGCGTCCTGCGCCTGGACCCGCCTCCCTCGCTGACCGTCGCCGGCCGCACGGACGCGGGCGTCCACGCGCGCGGGCAGGTGGTCCACCTCGACGTCCCGGCCGCCTCCCTGAGCGCGGTCGAGGGACGCCGCGCCACGACCCCGTGGAGCACGGCTGAGCGGCTCTCTGCGCTGACGCGGCGGCTCGCGGGTGTACTTCCCTTGGATGTGCGGGTGCGGGCCGTCACGGAGGCTCCTGAGGGCTTCGACGCGCGCTTCTCCGCCCTGTCCCGCCGGTACGCCTACCGGGTGGGCGACGCGCCCGGCGGCGTGGACCCGCTGCGCAGGAACGAGATCCTCTGGTACCCCCGGCCCCTGGACGTCGGCCGGATGAACGCGGCGGCGGCCCGGCTCATCGGCGAGCACGACTTCGCCGCCTTCTGCAAGCGCCGCGAGGGGGCCACCACGATCCGCGAGCTCCAGCGCCTGGAGTGGACCCGCGAGCCCGACGAGCTGCTCGTGGCCACGGTCGTGGCCGACGCCTTCTGCCACTCGATGGTCCGCGCGCTGGTCGGCGCGCTGCTCGCCGTCGGCGAGGGCAACCGGCCCGTCGAATGGCCGGGCACCGTGCTCGTCAACGCCGTCCGCGACTCCGGCGTCAGCGTCGCCCCCGCCCACGGCCTCTGCCTCGAAGAGGTCCGCTACCCCGCTCCCGAAGACCTGAGCGCCCGCGCCAGCCGAACGCGCCGCGTCCGCACCCTCGACCGCTGA
- a CDS encoding DNA-directed RNA polymerase subunit alpha, whose amino-acid sequence MLIAQRPSLLEESIEETRSRFVIEPLEPGFGYTIGNSLRRTLLSSIPGAAVTSIRIEGVLHEFSTVPGVKEDVTDIILNLKALVVSSEHDEPVVMYLRKQGPGEVTAADIAPPAGVEVHNPDLHIATLNGKAKLEMELTVERGRGYVSAAQNKQPGQEIGRVPVDSIYSPVLKVTYKVEATRVEQRTDFDRLILDVETKPSMKPRDAVASAGKTLVELFGLARELNVEAEGIDIGPSPTDAALAADLALPIEELNLTVRSYNCLKREGIHTVGELVARSEQDLLDIRNFGAKSIEEVKQKLHEMSLALKDSPPGFDPTAVAGGDYDDEDSRYVETEQY is encoded by the coding sequence ATGCTGATCGCACAGCGTCCCTCCCTCCTCGAGGAGTCGATCGAGGAGACCAGGTCGCGGTTCGTCATCGAGCCGCTGGAGCCGGGCTTCGGCTACACCATCGGCAACTCGCTGCGCCGCACGCTGCTGTCCTCCATCCCGGGGGCGGCGGTCACGAGCATCCGCATCGAGGGCGTGCTGCACGAGTTCTCGACCGTGCCCGGGGTCAAGGAAGACGTCACCGACATCATCCTCAACCTCAAGGCGCTGGTCGTGTCCTCCGAGCACGACGAGCCGGTCGTGATGTACCTGCGCAAGCAGGGCCCCGGCGAGGTCACCGCCGCGGACATCGCGCCGCCCGCCGGTGTCGAGGTCCACAACCCCGACCTGCACATCGCCACGCTGAACGGCAAGGCCAAGCTGGAGATGGAGCTGACCGTCGAGCGCGGTCGCGGCTACGTCTCCGCCGCCCAGAACAAGCAGCCCGGCCAGGAGATCGGCCGCGTTCCCGTCGACTCGATCTACTCGCCGGTGCTCAAGGTCACCTACAAGGTCGAGGCCACCCGAGTCGAGCAGCGCACCGACTTCGACCGCCTCATCCTGGACGTCGAGACCAAGCCGTCGATGAAGCCCCGCGACGCCGTGGCCTCCGCCGGCAAGACCCTGGTCGAGCTGTTCGGCCTGGCGCGCGAGCTCAACGTCGAGGCCGAGGGCATCGACATCGGCCCGTCGCCGACGGACGCGGCGCTCGCCGCCGACCTGGCGCTGCCGATCGAGGAGCTGAACCTCACCGTTCGCTCCTACAACTGCCTCAAGCGCGAGGGCATCCACACCGTGGGCGAGCTCGTCGCGCGCAGCGAGCAGGACCTGCTGGACATCCGCAACTTCGGCGCCAAGTCCATCGAAGAGGTCAAGCAGAAGCTGCACGAGATGTCGCTGGCCCTGAAGGACTCGCCGCCCGGGTTCGACCCGACCGCGGTCGCCGGTGGCGACTACGACGACGAGGACTCCCGGTACGTCGAGACCGAGCAGTACTGA
- the rpmJ gene encoding 50S ribosomal protein L36: MKVKPSVKKICDKCKVIRRHGRVMVICDNLRHKQRQG; the protein is encoded by the coding sequence ATGAAGGTCAAGCCGAGCGTCAAGAAGATCTGCGACAAGTGCAAGGTGATCCGCCGGCACGGTCGCGTCATGGTGATCTGCGACAACCTGCGCCACAAGCAGCGCCAGGGCTGA
- the secY gene encoding preprotein translocase subunit SecY has translation MLTAISRAFRTPDLRNKLLFTLGIIVLFRLGSVLPTPGVNTINVQQCLKEAQAGDAANIYGMVQLFSGGALLKLSVFALGIMPYITASIILQLLTVVIPRLEALKKEGQAGTAKITQYTRYLTIGLAILQSTAFVALARTGQLFPNCRQPILINNDVFTIITMVVVMTAGTSVIMWLGELITDRGVGNGMSILIFTQVIAVFPSELMNIFRQNAFTFAVVMVVGVFMIAAVVFVEQAQRRIPVQYAKRMVGRRMYGGTSTYIPLKVNQAGIIPVIFASSLLYLPQLVVSLFGNSAEPNVVVQWLAQNFVRGDHPVYMITFFVLIIFFTYFYVSITFNPVEVADNMKKYGGFIPGIRPGRPTAEYLNYVLTRLTAPGSLYLGLISMVPIIALAVAGASQNFPFGGTSILIMVGVGLDTVKQIESQLQQRNYEGFLK, from the coding sequence GTGCTGACCGCGATTAGCCGGGCGTTCCGTACGCCCGACCTGCGCAATAAGCTGCTCTTCACGCTGGGGATCATCGTGTTGTTCCGGCTGGGTTCGGTGCTGCCGACCCCAGGCGTCAACACGATCAACGTCCAGCAGTGTCTGAAAGAGGCGCAGGCCGGAGACGCCGCCAACATCTATGGCATGGTGCAGCTTTTCAGCGGCGGTGCGCTGCTGAAGCTGTCGGTGTTCGCGCTGGGCATCATGCCCTACATCACCGCGAGCATCATCCTCCAGCTGCTCACCGTGGTCATTCCACGTCTTGAGGCGCTGAAGAAGGAAGGCCAGGCGGGCACCGCCAAGATCACGCAGTACACGCGTTATCTCACCATCGGTCTTGCGATCCTGCAGTCGACCGCCTTCGTCGCGCTGGCGCGCACCGGGCAGCTCTTCCCGAACTGTCGCCAGCCCATTTTGATCAACAACGACGTGTTCACCATCATCACGATGGTGGTCGTCATGACCGCGGGCACCTCCGTGATCATGTGGCTGGGCGAGCTCATCACCGACCGCGGGGTCGGCAACGGCATGTCCATCCTGATCTTCACGCAGGTCATCGCGGTCTTCCCGTCCGAGCTCATGAACATCTTCCGTCAGAACGCCTTCACCTTCGCCGTGGTGATGGTGGTCGGTGTGTTCATGATCGCCGCGGTCGTCTTCGTCGAGCAGGCCCAGCGTCGCATCCCGGTGCAGTACGCCAAGCGCATGGTGGGCCGCCGCATGTACGGCGGCACCTCGACCTACATCCCGCTCAAGGTGAACCAGGCCGGCATCATCCCGGTCATCTTCGCCTCCTCGCTGCTCTACCTCCCGCAGCTCGTGGTGTCGCTGTTCGGCAACAGCGCGGAGCCGAACGTCGTCGTCCAGTGGCTCGCGCAGAACTTCGTCCGCGGTGACCACCCGGTGTACATGATCACGTTCTTCGTGCTGATCATCTTCTTCACCTACTTCTACGTGTCCATTACCTTCAACCCCGTTGAAGTGGCGGACAACATGAAGAAGTACGGTGGTTTCATCCCGGGCATCCGCCCGGGACGGCCGACCGCTGAGTACCTCAACTACGTGCTCACGCGGCTTACCGCTCCCGGTTCGTTGTATCTGGGCCTGATCTCCATGGTGCCGATCATCGCGCTGGCGGTGGCAGGGGCGAGCCAGAACTTCCCGTTCGGAGGCACGAGCATTCTGATCATGGTTGGTGTTGGGCTGGACACCGTGAAGCAGATCGAGAGCCAGCTACAGCAGCGGAACTACGAGGGCTTCCTCAAGTAG
- the rplQ gene encoding 50S ribosomal protein L17: MPKPAKGARLGGSPAHERLILANLATQLFQHGRIRTTEAKAKRLRPVAERLITKAKKGDIHNRRQVLTVVKDKGVVHHLFTEIAPTFAERPGGYTRITKLGPRKGDNAPMALIELVSEPLNAATVTRTAPAAAAPAPAEEVVELPAEDVRAEDAPADAAPADAAPADAASDEAPADEKTESKKDEA, encoded by the coding sequence ATGCCCAAGCCCGCTAAAGGTGCACGCCTCGGCGGCAGCCCGGCCCACGAGCGGCTGATCCTGGCGAACCTCGCCACTCAGCTGTTCCAGCACGGCCGCATCCGCACCACCGAGGCCAAGGCCAAGCGCCTCAGGCCGGTGGCCGAGCGTCTCATCACCAAGGCCAAGAAGGGCGACATCCACAACCGTCGCCAGGTTCTGACCGTGGTCAAGGACAAGGGCGTCGTCCACCACCTGTTCACCGAGATCGCGCCGACCTTCGCCGAGCGTCCCGGTGGCTACACCCGCATCACCAAGCTCGGCCCCCGCAAGGGCGACAACGCCCCCATGGCGCTGATCGAGCTGGTGAGCGAGCCGCTGAACGCCGCCACCGTGACCCGTACGGCTCCGGCCGCCGCCGCGCCGGCGCCCGCCGAAGAGGTCGTCGAGCTTCCCGCGGAGGACGTGCGCGCCGAGGACGCCCCGGCCGACGCGGCCCCGGCGGACGCCGCTCCCGCCGACGCCGCCTCCGACGAGGCGCCCGCGGACGAGAAGACCGAGTCCAAGAAGGACGAGGCCTGA
- the rpsD gene encoding 30S ribosomal protein S4 has product MARYTGADCKLCRREKTKLFLKGAKCESPKCPIEIRPYPPGEHGRGRPKESEYQLQLREKQKTRRIYGILEKQFRNYYEEANRKAGKTGENLLQILESRLDNVVFRAGLAVSRDAARQQVRHGHILVNGKKVDIPSYRVREHDIIEVREKSRNLMPYEVARATVGDRTVPAWLGIVPDKLRVLVHQLPVRQQIDTQVQEQLIVELYSK; this is encoded by the coding sequence ATGGCTCGTTACACCGGAGCGGACTGCAAGCTCTGCCGCCGAGAGAAGACCAAGCTCTTCCTCAAGGGCGCCAAGTGTGAGTCCCCCAAGTGCCCCATCGAGATCCGTCCTTACCCGCCGGGTGAGCACGGCCGCGGCCGTCCCAAGGAGTCGGAGTACCAGCTCCAGCTCCGGGAGAAGCAGAAGACCCGCCGCATCTACGGCATCCTCGAGAAGCAGTTCCGCAACTACTACGAGGAAGCCAACCGCAAGGCCGGCAAGACCGGTGAGAACCTCCTCCAGATCCTGGAGAGCCGCCTGGACAACGTGGTGTTCCGGGCCGGTCTCGCCGTCTCGCGCGACGCCGCGCGCCAGCAGGTGCGCCACGGCCACATCCTGGTGAACGGCAAGAAGGTCGACATCCCGTCCTACCGGGTCCGGGAGCACGACATCATCGAGGTGCGCGAGAAGTCCCGCAACCTCATGCCGTACGAGGTGGCCCGCGCCACCGTCGGCGACAGGACCGTCCCGGCCTGGCTCGGCATCGTGCCGGACAAGCTGCGCGTCCTGGTGCACCAGCTCCCGGTCCGCCAGCAGATCGACACGCAGGTCCAGGAGCAGCTGATCGTCGAGCTCTACTCCAAGTAA
- the rplR gene encoding 50S ribosomal protein L18, with protein MAFTKVAKHTAARALSRSRRHRRVRKKVVGSPARPRLVINRSARHIFVQIVDDTAGHTLASASTLDASLRTAEGTKTDKAKKVGELVAQRAKAAGITAVVFDRGGNRYAGRIAALADSAREGGLEF; from the coding sequence ATGGCCTTCACCAAGGTTGCCAAGCACACGGCCGCCCGCGCGCTGTCGCGCTCGCGCCGTCACCGCCGCGTCCGCAAGAAGGTCGTCGGCTCGCCGGCCCGCCCGCGCCTGGTCATCAATCGTTCCGCGCGTCACATCTTCGTGCAGATCGTGGACGACACCGCGGGCCACACGCTGGCCAGCGCCTCCACCTTGGACGCCTCGCTGCGCACGGCCGAGGGCACCAAGACCGACAAGGCGAAGAAGGTCGGCGAGCTCGTCGCTCAGCGGGCCAAGGCCGCCGGGATCACCGCGGTCGTGTTCGACCGTGGTGGCAACCGCTACGCGGGCCGCATCGCGGCCCTGGCGGACAGCGCCCGTGAAGGCGGGCTGGAGTTCTGA